From Thalassotalea psychrophila:
GGCTGCTCAAGAAAAGTTGGCGCAGGAGAAAGCAAAGCATCAATTTGAATTGTTTAAAGCTGAGCCAACAGTTAAACTTAATGAATTAGAACTCACATCTTCTGAAGATGTACAAATGGTACAACTTCAGGCATCTTCGGCAAAAACAGCAGCCAATGAATCTAATGGTCAATTAGACCCAAATAAAGAATAGATAAATATATCCCTAATGGATTTTCTAGGATAAAAACTTGTTACCAATTGAAGTGAATACAACAGAGTTCAACACCCTTATCAAAAATAAATATGGGGAAGTTGTTGAATCAAAACTAAGCGACAACTTTTCAGAGTTATTACTTACCCACGATCTTTTCTCCGCACGTTTAACTTTACATGGTGGCCATGTATTAAGTTGGCAGCCGAAAGGTCATGATGAAGTGTTTTGGGTAAGTAAAAAGGCTCAATATCAAGATGGTACGGCAATCCGTGGTGGTGTTCCTATTTGTTGGCCTTGGTTTGGGCCATACAAAAATGCAGGCAACCATGGTTTTGCACGAACAAGTGTTTGGCAATTAGGCGATATAGATATTAATTCTGCAGGGATCAAAGTCGAACTGATTCTTGAAGGAGAAAGCAAATCCTCATCATGGCCATATAAATTCACAATGAAGCAAGTTTTAATGTTTTCTACAACATTTAGTCAACAATTAATAATTGAAAACTTGAGTCATAAGGATTTTCAATTTTCTAGCGCTTTACATAGCTATTTCAGTGTAAGCAACCCTGCAAACATTGCAATTCCTGATTTAAATTCAGCTTGCTTTGATGACAAAATAAAGCAAATTCAAGGTTGTGCTCCTGCCGATGTATTTAATTGTACTGGCCCTATTGATAAAATTTACTATCACAATTCAACAATGACCATGTTTGATAAAGGTTGGAAACGTGCCATTGAAATTAAAAAATCAAATTCTGCACAATGGGTATTGTGGAATCCAGGAATAGATATCGCCGCAGGAATGGCTGATATTCATCAGCAGGGTGAAGATGAATTTGTATGCTTAGAAGCAGCAAATACCAATTGGATAACCGTACCTAACCGTGAAAAAGTGGCATTAAGCCAAGAAATTCAAGTGTATAAACTCTAATTAATTACTTAATGAACTGGCTAAATACACTATTTTAAATGGTTCGTGCCCTCTATGCCTTTTCCTAATAATAGTGCCTTCCACGCTTTTCGTTTCTCCAGTGATAAGCTGCGTAGCAGCGAATAAACGTTCTCGTACCTTGTTTCTATATTATCAATTTACTCGTAAATGATTATTCAGCAACATTTGCGTAAATGGAATTTTTAAATAAAACCCTCTTGGTAGAGTTTGAAAAGGCCTTCCTTGCGAATCAAACGCTTGGGTTTTCACGCTAGAGTTTGCCGCTTTGGGTCTTAGTTGCAGAACTTGTCCGTATTTTGCATTAATTTGTTCAACTCGCCCAAGTGCTATCATGTCTGTTAGCTCTTGCCAGTCTTGTGCTAATAATTGTTCTTCTTGTTGATCTGGTTGCCATAAAAATGGCGTGCAAACTACGCGCTCATGAATAGGGATATCACGCTCTGAGATCACCGGTACCCATAAAACTTTTGATAGTTTATTTTTAAGGTGACATTTTTCCCAAGTCATTCCGGTAATGCCTTTTAATGGCGCAACACAAACAAATGTGGTTTCTAACGGTTTACCTGCTCTATTAATTGGCAGCGTTTTAAGTTCAATACCTAAATCTGGAAAATCGGGCATAGGTAGTGAACCAGCACTAGCTCCTAGTATTTTTTCAAGTAATAAACCTATCCAGCCTTTTTCTCTATTCAAATTTTCGGGCACAATAACGCCTGCTTGTGCAGCCAGTTCACCTAAGGTTAAACCAGCAATACTTTGTGCATGCTTTATAAGTTGTAGTTCTGTCTCTGGGCGGTAATTGGTCAATAGCTTGAGCTTGTTATCTTTGTTTATCAATATTATGCGCAAAAACTACTGAGAATAAAATTAATTTCAGTGTTTATTTGCTCGTAGCGCAAGTTTGTGGAACAATCATTTTATAGTAAAAAATTGAACGGGAGTTCATGTGATTGATGCCGAAGGCTATAGAGCCAACGTCGGCATAGTGATTACAAACGGTAAAGGTCAGGTTTTTTGGGCTAGGCGATATGGCCAACATTCTTGGCAGTATCCACAAGGTGGTGTTGACGAAGGTGAAACAACCGAGCAAACCATGTTTCGTGAACTGCATGAAGAAGTTGGTTTAAAACCACATCAAGTGGAAATTATCGCAAGTACAAAGCATTGGCTTAGGTATCGTCTACCTAAACGGTTAATTCGACATGAGAGTAAACCCATGTGTATTGGCCAAAAGCAAAAGTGGTTTTTATTAAAACTCACTTGTGCTGATGATGAAGTAGATCTATTACATTCAGGTCACCCTGAGTTTGATGATTGGCGTTGGGTAAGTTATTGGTACCCTGTGCGTCAGGTGGTTTCATTTAAACGCGATGTATATCGCAGAGTAATGAAAGAGTTTGCTCCTATTGCTTTAGCACCATTTAAAGCAGAAGGTAATGAGCGTAAACCAAATAAACATCGCCGTGGATCTCATCACCGTCGAGATAATAGAAGACGTACTGGGTAGTGATCATTATGTAAATTAAGTTAGTAACATAACTTATTAAATAAAACCGTATGACGTAAGTTATACGGTTTTATTGTTTTTTAGAGCCGTATAATTCTTTTGGCTGCATTTAATTGGCCATTTTAAGATAATCAAAAAGTAGGGTATACTGATTAATCTTTAGAAAAAACTTCAACTAAAATAAACGTTTAATAGTATTCAACGAGCAAAGGAGCTTATGTTAACCACGTTACGTAGAATTGTTTTAGCATTCGGGCAAGAACCCGAACTTGATACCGCCTTGCAGAATATGGTTGGACAAGTAAAAGCTGCAATGGCTGCTGAATGTTGCTCGGTTTATTTAGCAGACTACGAACAAGAACATTTCCTGTTAATGGCTTCTGATGGTTTAGCTAAGGATTCATTAGGCCGAGTTTCAGTCGGTTTTTCTGAAGGTTTAGTTGGTCTAGTTGGTCAACGAGAAGAGCCTATTAACATCGCAAATGCTCAACAACATCCTCGTTTTAAAGAAGCCCCAGAAGTGCAAGAAGAAGACTTTAATGCCTTTTTAGGTACCCCCATTATTCATCAACGACGTGTGTTAGGCATATTATCTGTTCAACAAAAACAAGCACGTGAATTCAATGAAAATGAAGAAGCTTTTCTTGTTACTATTGCCGCCCAATTGGCCATTGCCATCGCCAATGCTGAAACGAAGGGCATTTTAAGTAGGAATACCAAACAACAAAATCGTCAATATGTTCAGGGGATTCCTGGCTCTCCAGGTTTAGCTATTGGTAATTTTTATGTCAGTTATCCTAAAGCACAGTTAAGCAGTGTTAGTTTAACCAAAGTATATCAATCGAGCTCTCAAACAAAATTTTTTCAGCATGCTGTAATTAAAACAAAACGCGACCTCAGACAAATGAGTAGCCGTATGCAAGGTGCCATACCTGAAGATGCCCTTGATATTTTTGAAATGTATGAGCATATGCTAGAAAGCACCAGCCTACGCGATGAAATTCTCGAAAAAATAAATTCAGGTTGGGATGCTCAAAGTGCTTTAAAGTTGGTCATTGATCAATACGTCATGCAATTTGAGTCAGTAGAAGATCTCTATATTCGCGAACGAGCTACTGACATAAAAGATCTTGGTAATCGAGTATTATTTCATTTACAACAGGAAGATAGTAATAAGCCCGACTTCCCCGAAAATATGATTTTAGTGGCTCAAGAGGTCACCGCTTCATTATTGGCTGAGTATCAGCATAAAGGCTTAAAAGCGATTGTTTCATTATCAGGATCTACTAACTCTCATGCTGTGATTTTGGCTAGAGCTCTAGGCATTCCTGCCATTATGGGCGTGGGTAGTATTCCTTTAGCAAGCTTTTGGCATAAACACGCTATTGTTGATGGTTATTCGGGTGAAATTTTCTTATCGCCAGATACTGCTACTTTGACCGAATATCAACACTTAGTGCGCGAAGAAGATGAACTACAAGAAATTGTAAAACAGGTCATTAATCTTCCTGCAATTACCAAAGATGGAAAATCTATCGAGCTGTTATTAAATGCAGGCTTAGGGGCTGAATTTGATAATTCGATGAAAAATGGCGCTATAGGTATTGGTTTATATCGTACAGAAATTCCATTTATGGAGCGTAGTTGTTTTCCATCGGAGTTAGAACAAGTTGTATTGTACAAAAAAGTATTGAACTCATTTCCAAGACAGCCTGTTGTTATGCGTACGTTAGATGTCGGTGGTGATAAAGCTTTACCGTACTTTCCTATAAGTGAAGATAACCCATTTTTAGGTTGGCGTGGCATTCGTATTACTCTCGATCATCCTGAAATTTTTCTGGTGCAAGTGCGTGCAATGCTTAAGGCAAATATTGGTTTAGGCAATTTAGAAATAATGTTGCCTATGGTCTCTGGTACAACAGAAGTCGATGATGCTATCCGGTTGATTAATCAAGCGTACTTTGAAGTAAGCAACGAAAGTGAAGTACCGGTGGCTAAACCTAAGGTTGGAATAATGCTTGAAGTTCCTTCCGTTATTTTTCAGTTGTCAGAGCTTGCTAAAAAAGTAGACTTCTTTTCTGTGGGCAGTAATGACTTAACCCAGTATCTTCTGGCTGTAGATAGAAACAACTCTAGAGTTGCGCCTTTATTCGACTCATATCATCCTGCAGTGCTTAGAGCGTTAAATCAAATTGCCGAACAAGCGCAAATTGAATTAATTGAGTTAAGTTTATGTGGTGAGCTTGCCAGTGAACCTGGCGGTGCGCTGTTATTACTTGCTATGGGGTATGATAAATTAAGTATGAATGCTCATAATATTCCCAGAATTAAATGGGTTTTGCGTCATTTGGATTATAAACAAGCACAATTAATACTATCCCATTGTCTAATGTTAACGACACCCAAACAGGTGCATAATTACCTTAATGAGCAATTAGAATTGCTTGGTTTAGGTGGATTTGTACGAGCAGGTAAGTAATAAATACCAATTCTATTAAATTAATAAGTATTTTCATCTATTTAGGGTTAAAATTAATACTCTAACTAAATAGAGTCTCTAATGTTTTTATCAGTTTTTCTAATATGTATGTTACTAGGTACCTTGGTCGGCTTTTTAGCTGGTTTGTTAGGTATTGGTGGCGGCTTGGTGATTGTTCCTGTTTTGATCATAATTTTGCCTACACTAGGCATACATGCTGATATTGTTATGCCAATTGCGTTGGCATCGTCTCTTGCCTCAATTGTTGTAACTTCCAGCAGTGCCGCATTTAATCATCATAAATCGGGTAATATACCTTGGAAAATGACTAAAAAATTATTGGTGTTTGTCGCAGTAGGCGCTGTTGTTGGTGCTAATCTTGCTGATTTATTACCAACCAGTACACTTACTGCTATCTTTGCCACTTTTGTTATTTCTTTAGCCACATACATGCTGTTTTCTATACGCCAAACCGTGCATAGAGATTTGCCTTCAGATAACGTTTTAAAAGCGGTTGCCAGCGGAACCGGAGTTATTGCTAGTTTGATGGGGATCAGTGGCGGGGCGGTTCTAATACCGTTTTTAACCTACTGTGGAGTAAATTTATTACATGCCATAGGTGTTTCTACAGCATGTGGCATGATTGTCTCGCTTTTTGGCACAATGGCGTTTATGATTGCTGGTCTTGGTAATCCAAATCTTCCCGAGTGGAGTTTAGGTTATATTTACTGGCCGGCAGTGTTAGGTATCGCCTCTACGTCAACAATCTTGGCGCGTTACGGGGTGAAGCTCGCCAACAAACTACCGGTTAAAACAATAAAAAAAGTTTTTGCTGCTTTCTTAATTTTAGTAGCATTAAAAATGATGATTTAACACTGGATCGTTTATGACCCTTGCTGCAATTCAATTTCCGATTATTGACCCTATTATATTTTCAATCGGACCTATCGCCCTTCGATGGTATGGCTTCATGTATTTAATCGGTTTTATTTTAGCAATGGTAATTGCTAATAAAGCTGCCGATAAAAGTAATGGCCTATGGACTCGAGACCAAGTAAGTGACTTACTGTTTTATGGTTTTTTAGGTGTGATATTAGGTGGCCGAATTGGCTATGTATTATTCTATAACTTCGATTATTTCCTCAGCGATCCTCTTTATCTATTTAAAATATGGACCGGCGGAATGTCATTCCATGGTGGTTTGCTTGGGGTTGTTACCGCAATTGCATTTTTTGCTCGCAAAGAAAAGAAAAGCTTTTTACAAGTTGGCGATTTTGTCGCGCCTTTAGTGCCGCTCGGTTTAGGGGCTGGCCGAATAGGCAACTTCATTAACGCTGAATTATGGGGACGTCAAACGGATGTTCCATGGGCAATGGTATTTCCAACTGACAGACTTGGCTTAGCACGTCATCCATCACAGTTATATGAATTCTTTTTAGAAGGTGTAGTGCTGTTTCTTATTATTTACTTTGTTGGTAAAAAGACTAAAGCAGCAGGTGTTGCTAGTGGCTTGTTCTTGGCCGGTTATGGCTTGTTTAGAATGATAATTGAATTTTTCCGTGAGCCAGACGCTCATTTAGGATTTTATTTCAGTTTCATTTCAATGGGGCAGATGCTTTCATTGCCTATGGTGATAATTGGAGTCGGAATGATTGTTTGGGGATTAAACAATAGTCAGCAGATTGTTAATAATACGAAAAAGAATAAGAGCAGTGCAAAATGAAACAATATTTAGATTTATGTCAACGTATTATCGATGACGGTACATGGGTAAGTAATGAGCGCACAGGTAAGCGCTGTCTAACCCTGATCAATGCCGATTTAGAATACCAAGTTGGTAAGAATGAACTTCCTATCATTACAACTCGTAAAAGCTTTTATAAAGCCGCTATTGCAGAGTTGCTTGGTTACATCAAAGGTTATGATAATGCTGCTGATTTTCGTGAATTAGGTACACCTACTTGGAATGCCAATGCCAATGAGAACGAAGCTTGGTTGAATAATCCTCATCGTAAAGGTGAAGATGACATGGGCCGTGTTTATGGAGTACAGGGCAGAGCATGGGCTAAACCAGATGGTGGCCATGTTGATCAAGTTAAAAAGGTTGTTGATAATTTAAGTAAAGGAATTGATGATAGAGGCGAGATCATCAGCTTTTATAATCCAGGTGAGTTTCATATGGGGTGCTTACGTCCATGTATGTTCCAGCATCAATTCTCACTACTTGACGGAACTTTATATTTAAATAGTTACCAACGCAGTTGTGATGTGCCGTTAGGTCTTAATTTTAATCAAATTCAAGTCTTTGCATTCTTAGCGATTATGGCGCAAATCACCGGTAATAAAGCTGGCGTTGCTTATCACAAAATTGTTAATGCCCATATTTACGAAGATCAGTTAGATTTAATGGAAAACGTACAGTTAAAACGCGAACCATTTGCATCACCTCAGCTTCGTATTAATCCAAAGATTAAGTCATTAGAAGATTTAGAAACTTGGGTAACTATGGATGACTTTGAGGTGATAGGGTACGAACACCACGACCCTATCAAATATCCGTTTTCGGTTTAATAATTTATTAAATCTTAAATACAAAAATGGCGCTATTAAGCGCCATTTTTATTGTCTGGTTGGTCTGAATTTATTCGGACGTAACGATGGTCATTAACGCGCGAATACAGAATTTAGACCATCCATGGCAATTCTAAGTTAAATCATCCATGATTTAAAATTCACGCCAACCTAATTTTCTGGTTGGTCCGAATTTATTCGGACGTTAAAAACAAATAGCTCCATGCGTCCTACATCCGCTAAATACTGTACATCCATGTACAAAAAAACCGGCAGAAGCCGGTTTTTAAAATGTAAAATTTAAGTTCTAATTAAAGAGCTTTAATTTTAGCATTTAAGCGGCTCTTAACACGGGCAGCTTTGTTTGCGTGAATTAAACCTTTACTTGCGTAACGGTCTAAAATTGGAGAAGCAATAGAGAACTCTTTAGTTGCTTCTTCTTTGTTACCAGCTTCAATAGCAGCGATAACTTTTTTCAAGTAAGTGCGCATCATTGAGCGACGACTTGCATTGTGTTGGCGACGCTTCTCTGATTGAACAGCGCGCTTCTTAGCAGACTTTGAGTTAGCCAAGGTGGACTCCTAAAAATAAAATAATATAGCCATAATTTAAGGCGACGAAATATGCCTTTTTTTCCGGTTGATGTCAAACTATTTATCGAATTATTACTCAATAATTAAATTTTTAACAAAAAATGCGGTTTTTCGAGGGCATTCAAAGAAGAAGATGATAACATTAATAATGGCTGAGGACTAAGGTTCTCAGTGATTATTTGCTAAAAACTAATAAAAATAACAATGGAGTATCATTTTTGAGTAAGAAATTGCTTAAATCAGGGCTTATCGTCAGCTTTATGACGCTTATCTCTAGAGTTTTAGGTCTTGTTCGTGATGTTGTAATCGCTGACAAAATTGGAACTGGAGTAGGTGCTGATGTTTTCTTCTTTGCCAATAAAATTCCTAATTTTCTCCGTCGTCTTTTTGCTGAAGGGGCATTTGCACAAGCATTTGTACCTGTGCTTAGTGAGTACCAAGAGCTTGATGAAAAAAATGGTACCAATGAAACCCGAGAACTGATCTCTAAAGTAAGTGGAACGTTAGGTGTATTGGTTTCTATTGTCACACTCGTTGGCATGATAGCTACTCCGATGTTTGTTGCACTATTTGGTTTTGGCTGGTTTCTTGACTGGTTATATGATGGTCCTAATGCCGAAAAATTTGATTTAGCATCATCATTACTCACCATTACCTTTCCTTACTTATGGTTTATTAGTTTTACCGCACTTTCTGGCGCAATATTAAATACGTTAGGTAAGTTTGCCGCGGCGGCATTTACGCCTGTATTGCTTAATGTTTGTATTATTGGCGCAGCAATATATTTATCGCCAATGTTTGAACGGCCTGCTTTTGCGCTCGCTTGGGGCGTGTTTTTAGGTGGTTTAACTCAGTTCTTGTTTCAAATACCGTTTTTGATAAAAGCTGGCGTTTTAGTTAAACCAACATGGGGCTGGAATCATGGTGGCGTAAAAAAAATTCGCAAGCTTATTGTACCTGCTCTATTTGGTGTTTCGGTTACGCAAATAAATTTATTACTTGATACCTTAATTGCCAGCTTTTTAATCACTGGCTCTATTAGTTGGCTCTATTACGCCGATAGGTTATTAGAGTTCCCGTTAGGGTT
This genomic window contains:
- the mutH gene encoding DNA mismatch repair endonuclease MutH: MTNYRPETELQLIKHAQSIAGLTLGELAAQAGVIVPENLNREKGWIGLLLEKILGASAGSLPMPDFPDLGIELKTLPINRAGKPLETTFVCVAPLKGITGMTWEKCHLKNKLSKVLWVPVISERDIPIHERVVCTPFLWQPDQQEEQLLAQDWQELTDMIALGRVEQINAKYGQVLQLRPKAANSSVKTQAFDSQGRPFQTLPRGFYLKIPFTQMLLNNHLRVN
- a CDS encoding D-hexose-6-phosphate mutarotase, which codes for MLPIEVNTTEFNTLIKNKYGEVVESKLSDNFSELLLTHDLFSARLTLHGGHVLSWQPKGHDEVFWVSKKAQYQDGTAIRGGVPICWPWFGPYKNAGNHGFARTSVWQLGDIDINSAGIKVELILEGESKSSSWPYKFTMKQVLMFSTTFSQQLIIENLSHKDFQFSSALHSYFSVSNPANIAIPDLNSACFDDKIKQIQGCAPADVFNCTGPIDKIYYHNSTMTMFDKGWKRAIEIKKSNSAQWVLWNPGIDIAAGMADIHQQGEDEFVCLEAANTNWITVPNREKVALSQEIQVYKL
- the murJ gene encoding murein biosynthesis integral membrane protein MurJ, which codes for MSKKLLKSGLIVSFMTLISRVLGLVRDVVIADKIGTGVGADVFFFANKIPNFLRRLFAEGAFAQAFVPVLSEYQELDEKNGTNETRELISKVSGTLGVLVSIVTLVGMIATPMFVALFGFGWFLDWLYDGPNAEKFDLASSLLTITFPYLWFISFTALSGAILNTLGKFAAAAFTPVLLNVCIIGAAIYLSPMFERPAFALAWGVFLGGLTQFLFQIPFLIKAGVLVKPTWGWNHGGVKKIRKLIVPALFGVSVTQINLLLDTLIASFLITGSISWLYYADRLLEFPLGLFGIGIATVILPSLARLHAKQNPQEFSSTIDWALKVVSLLGWPAMAGLMVLAQPIIMVLFMRGEFSEHDVMQVSFALYAYLSGLLSFMFIKVLAPGYYARQDTKTPVIIGIKAMAANMVFNLILAPFYGYVGLAIATALSATLNGFLLYRGLSNRGIYHIDKSTLFVILRLIFSALVMAGTIYFLSPGFDAWLTLSFSAQVFKLVYLITVGAITYFSCGAILGIRLKHFVSKTS
- the rppH gene encoding RNA pyrophosphohydrolase — encoded protein: MIDAEGYRANVGIVITNGKGQVFWARRYGQHSWQYPQGGVDEGETTEQTMFRELHEEVGLKPHQVEIIASTKHWLRYRLPKRLIRHESKPMCIGQKQKWFLLKLTCADDEVDLLHSGHPEFDDWRWVSYWYPVRQVVSFKRDVYRRVMKEFAPIALAPFKAEGNERKPNKHRRGSHHRRDNRRRTG
- the lgt gene encoding prolipoprotein diacylglyceryl transferase, with translation MTLAAIQFPIIDPIIFSIGPIALRWYGFMYLIGFILAMVIANKAADKSNGLWTRDQVSDLLFYGFLGVILGGRIGYVLFYNFDYFLSDPLYLFKIWTGGMSFHGGLLGVVTAIAFFARKEKKSFLQVGDFVAPLVPLGLGAGRIGNFINAELWGRQTDVPWAMVFPTDRLGLARHPSQLYEFFLEGVVLFLIIYFVGKKTKAAGVASGLFLAGYGLFRMIIEFFREPDAHLGFYFSFISMGQMLSLPMVIIGVGMIVWGLNNSQQIVNNTKKNKSSAK
- the ptsP gene encoding phosphoenolpyruvate--protein phosphotransferase, translating into MLTTLRRIVLAFGQEPELDTALQNMVGQVKAAMAAECCSVYLADYEQEHFLLMASDGLAKDSLGRVSVGFSEGLVGLVGQREEPINIANAQQHPRFKEAPEVQEEDFNAFLGTPIIHQRRVLGILSVQQKQAREFNENEEAFLVTIAAQLAIAIANAETKGILSRNTKQQNRQYVQGIPGSPGLAIGNFYVSYPKAQLSSVSLTKVYQSSSQTKFFQHAVIKTKRDLRQMSSRMQGAIPEDALDIFEMYEHMLESTSLRDEILEKINSGWDAQSALKLVIDQYVMQFESVEDLYIRERATDIKDLGNRVLFHLQQEDSNKPDFPENMILVAQEVTASLLAEYQHKGLKAIVSLSGSTNSHAVILARALGIPAIMGVGSIPLASFWHKHAIVDGYSGEIFLSPDTATLTEYQHLVREEDELQEIVKQVINLPAITKDGKSIELLLNAGLGAEFDNSMKNGAIGIGLYRTEIPFMERSCFPSELEQVVLYKKVLNSFPRQPVVMRTLDVGGDKALPYFPISEDNPFLGWRGIRITLDHPEIFLVQVRAMLKANIGLGNLEIMLPMVSGTTEVDDAIRLINQAYFEVSNESEVPVAKPKVGIMLEVPSVIFQLSELAKKVDFFSVGSNDLTQYLLAVDRNNSRVAPLFDSYHPAVLRALNQIAEQAQIELIELSLCGELASEPGGALLLLAMGYDKLSMNAHNIPRIKWVLRHLDYKQAQLILSHCLMLTTPKQVHNYLNEQLELLGLGGFVRAGK
- a CDS encoding sulfite exporter TauE/SafE family protein, whose amino-acid sequence is MFLSVFLICMLLGTLVGFLAGLLGIGGGLVIVPVLIIILPTLGIHADIVMPIALASSLASIVVTSSSAAFNHHKSGNIPWKMTKKLLVFVAVGAVVGANLADLLPTSTLTAIFATFVISLATYMLFSIRQTVHRDLPSDNVLKAVASGTGVIASLMGISGGAVLIPFLTYCGVNLLHAIGVSTACGMIVSLFGTMAFMIAGLGNPNLPEWSLGYIYWPAVLGIASTSTILARYGVKLANKLPVKTIKKVFAAFLILVALKMMI
- the rpsT gene encoding 30S ribosomal protein S20, giving the protein MANSKSAKKRAVQSEKRRQHNASRRSMMRTYLKKVIAAIEAGNKEEATKEFSIASPILDRYASKGLIHANKAARVKSRLNAKIKAL
- a CDS encoding thymidylate synthase, with protein sequence MKQYLDLCQRIIDDGTWVSNERTGKRCLTLINADLEYQVGKNELPIITTRKSFYKAAIAELLGYIKGYDNAADFRELGTPTWNANANENEAWLNNPHRKGEDDMGRVYGVQGRAWAKPDGGHVDQVKKVVDNLSKGIDDRGEIISFYNPGEFHMGCLRPCMFQHQFSLLDGTLYLNSYQRSCDVPLGLNFNQIQVFAFLAIMAQITGNKAGVAYHKIVNAHIYEDQLDLMENVQLKREPFASPQLRINPKIKSLEDLETWVTMDDFEVIGYEHHDPIKYPFSV